The Streptomyces sp. NBC_01775 genome includes a region encoding these proteins:
- a CDS encoding DEAD/DEAH box helicase, whose protein sequence is MSDTELRREADAVLANLVGEREEPARLRTDQWRAIEALVAERRRALVVQRTGWGKSAVYFVATALLRRRGAGPTVIVSPLLALMRNQVEAAARAGIHARTINSSNPEDWGTVQAEVAAGDVDVLLVSPERLNNPDFRDQVLPQLTASTGLLVVDEAHCISDWGHDFRPDYRRLRTMLAELPHGVPVLATTATANARVTADVAEQLGTGKGAESDDGEETAGVAPALVLRGSLDRESLSLNVLHLPDAPHRLAWLGEHLKALPGSGIIYTLTVATAEEVAAFLRQCGHEVASYTGKTENADREAAEADLLANRVKALVATSALGMGFDKPDLGFVVHLGSPSSPIAYYQQVGRAGRGVDHAEVLLLPGQEDEAIWRYFASLAFPPEEQVRRTLDVLAASERPLSLPALEPRVELRRSRLEVMLKVLDVDGAVRRVKGGWIATGNPWEYDAERYDWVERQRQAEQGAMRAYADTTECRMEFLRRELDDEGAAPCGRCDNCAGRRFTEEVDESLVVAARGELRRPGVRVEPRKMWPTGLEAVGMGFKGRIPEQQQAGPGRALGRLTDIGWGNRLRPLLSVQGGDGPVPDDVLQGAVTVLSDWAKHPEGWASGSPGAPERPVGIVAIESHTRPQLVRSFAERLADIGRMPLLGALISVDEYGVKGAPRSNGAQRLRTVHEALTLPAELADSVAAMGGPVLLVDDFTDTGWTLAVAARMLRQAGAKGVLPLVLAVQN, encoded by the coding sequence ATGAGTGACACAGAGCTGCGCCGAGAGGCCGACGCCGTGCTGGCGAATCTGGTCGGCGAACGTGAGGAGCCAGCCCGGCTGCGCACCGACCAGTGGCGAGCTATCGAAGCCCTGGTCGCGGAGCGACGGCGGGCTCTGGTGGTCCAGCGCACGGGCTGGGGCAAGTCAGCCGTCTATTTCGTGGCTACCGCCCTGCTGCGTAGGCGGGGCGCAGGACCGACCGTCATCGTCTCCCCGCTCCTGGCGCTGATGCGCAACCAGGTCGAGGCGGCGGCCCGAGCCGGAATCCACGCGCGCACCATCAATTCCTCCAATCCGGAGGACTGGGGCACGGTCCAGGCAGAAGTCGCCGCAGGAGACGTGGACGTCCTGCTGGTCAGCCCGGAGCGCCTCAACAACCCGGACTTCCGCGACCAGGTGCTGCCCCAGCTGACCGCCTCCACCGGTCTGCTCGTCGTCGACGAGGCACACTGCATCTCCGACTGGGGACATGACTTCCGCCCCGACTACCGCCGGCTTCGCACCATGTTGGCGGAATTGCCCCACGGCGTGCCGGTGCTGGCGACCACAGCGACAGCGAACGCCCGCGTCACGGCCGACGTGGCCGAGCAACTCGGCACCGGCAAGGGAGCCGAGAGCGACGACGGGGAGGAGACGGCCGGGGTGGCTCCGGCTCTTGTCCTGCGCGGCTCCCTGGACAGAGAGAGCCTGAGTCTGAACGTGCTCCACCTCCCGGACGCCCCGCACCGCCTCGCATGGCTCGGAGAACATCTCAAGGCGCTGCCGGGTTCCGGCATCATCTACACCCTCACCGTGGCCACGGCCGAGGAAGTCGCCGCCTTCCTCCGTCAATGCGGACACGAAGTCGCCTCGTACACCGGCAAGACCGAGAACGCGGACCGGGAAGCCGCTGAGGCCGACCTTCTGGCCAACCGTGTCAAGGCTCTGGTGGCCACCTCAGCCCTGGGTATGGGTTTCGACAAGCCCGACCTCGGCTTTGTCGTCCACCTCGGCTCGCCGTCCTCCCCCATCGCCTACTACCAGCAGGTGGGCCGCGCGGGCCGCGGTGTGGATCACGCGGAGGTTCTCCTCCTGCCGGGCCAGGAAGACGAAGCAATCTGGCGGTATTTCGCGTCGCTGGCCTTTCCCCCGGAGGAACAGGTGCGCCGCACACTCGATGTGCTGGCTGCCTCCGAGCGCCCCTTGTCCCTTCCCGCCCTGGAACCGAGGGTGGAGCTTCGCAGGTCACGGCTGGAGGTGATGCTGAAGGTCCTCGACGTCGATGGCGCCGTACGACGCGTCAAGGGTGGCTGGATCGCGACAGGCAACCCATGGGAGTACGACGCCGAACGGTACGACTGGGTGGAGCGCCAGCGCCAGGCCGAGCAGGGGGCGATGCGTGCCTATGCCGATACCACGGAGTGCCGGATGGAATTCCTCCGGCGAGAGCTCGACGACGAAGGGGCCGCACCCTGCGGCAGGTGCGACAACTGTGCCGGCAGGAGGTTCACCGAGGAGGTGGACGAGTCGCTCGTCGTCGCAGCTCGGGGGGAGCTGCGAAGGCCGGGGGTCCGGGTAGAACCCCGCAAGATGTGGCCCACCGGTTTGGAAGCTGTCGGCATGGGCTTCAAGGGTCGTATTCCGGAACAGCAGCAGGCCGGACCAGGCCGGGCTCTGGGGAGGCTCACCGACATCGGCTGGGGGAACAGGCTGCGCCCGTTGCTCTCCGTGCAGGGTGGCGACGGGCCGGTGCCCGACGATGTGCTCCAGGGCGCCGTGACCGTTCTCTCCGACTGGGCCAAGCACCCCGAGGGCTGGGCGTCCGGGTCTCCAGGGGCACCCGAGCGACCGGTCGGGATCGTGGCGATCGAGTCCCATACGCGGCCACAGTTGGTGCGGTCCTTCGCGGAACGGCTCGCAGACATCGGTCGGATGCCGCTTCTGGGTGCCTTGATCAGCGTGGACGAGTACGGCGTGAAAGGAGCACCCCGCAGCAACGGTGCACAGCGGCTCAGGACGGTGCATGAGGCACTGACTCTGCCCGCGGAGCTGGCCGACTCCGTCGCAGCGATGGGTGGCCCCGTGCTGCTGGTGGACGATTTCACCGACACCGGCTGGACCCTAGCCGTTGCCGCCAGGATGCTCCGCCAAGCCGGTGCGAAGGGGGTGTTGCCGCTGGTCCTCGCGGTTCAGAACTGA
- a CDS encoding outer membrane protein assembly factor BamB family protein → MDADVDWWTHPMDARTLWIRQLHQRGDAGTLAGVGEHVVVHERRTRLVCLDRHEGAVRWDTGIRTRPYDVVTAPAPGPGAGSVLVQENDRLSCLRLTDGAGVWSVGLPRYCRSPVIAGDTVVTGGWRGYTPLTAFRLVDGRPLWRTPEPARTAKPLVWGGGVLVGSGTDVRLIDPGSGQELSRWRLPEALTETDHRPAFTAIGQDRCLARCGRRSLVTLRLCSGHVEPFLSHDADLAASAAEFAGGVVWVREARVASDGACGRLAVAPENGRVVGRVDVREPLVGDVVPVPGLVSGAGFAVVGDSGVLCLLEREGRIVHRIRSRPPGRALALRGLGGDLLAVVGRGTLRAVALTS, encoded by the coding sequence GTGGACGCGGACGTCGACTGGTGGACTCACCCGATGGACGCGCGGACGCTGTGGATCCGGCAGCTTCACCAACGGGGCGACGCCGGGACCTTGGCCGGGGTCGGCGAGCATGTCGTTGTCCACGAGCGCCGCACCCGGCTGGTGTGCCTCGACCGGCACGAGGGGGCAGTGCGCTGGGACACCGGGATCCGCACGCGCCCTTACGACGTCGTCACCGCCCCCGCCCCCGGTCCCGGCGCTGGCTCTGTTCTCGTACAGGAAAACGACCGGCTGTCGTGTCTCCGGCTCACCGACGGCGCTGGGGTATGGAGCGTGGGCCTGCCGCGCTATTGCAGGTCACCGGTGATCGCCGGGGACACGGTGGTGACAGGAGGATGGCGCGGCTACACGCCGTTGACCGCGTTCCGGCTCGTCGACGGTCGGCCGCTCTGGCGTACCCCGGAGCCTGCGCGCACCGCGAAGCCCCTGGTCTGGGGCGGTGGGGTGCTGGTCGGCAGCGGGACGGACGTCCGGCTCATCGATCCGGGCAGTGGCCAGGAGCTGTCGCGCTGGAGGCTCCCGGAAGCGCTGACCGAAACCGACCACCGCCCCGCGTTCACGGCGATCGGCCAGGACCGGTGCCTTGCGCGGTGCGGCAGGCGGTCCCTTGTGACCTTGCGGCTGTGCTCCGGGCATGTCGAACCGTTCCTGAGTCATGACGCCGACCTCGCTGCCAGTGCTGCGGAGTTCGCCGGTGGGGTGGTGTGGGTGAGGGAGGCGCGCGTCGCATCAGATGGGGCGTGTGGCCGACTGGCTGTCGCGCCCGAGAACGGCCGGGTGGTGGGGCGTGTGGACGTGCGGGAGCCGCTGGTGGGTGATGTGGTCCCTGTTCCTGGCCTGGTATCGGGCGCGGGATTCGCGGTGGTCGGCGACAGCGGGGTCCTCTGTCTGCTGGAGCGCGAGGGCCGGATCGTCCACCGCATACGGTCCAGACCACCGGGCCGTGCCCTTGCGCTGCGAGGCCTCGGTGGCGACCTACTGGCCGTGGTGGGGCGGGGCACGCTGCGGGCTGTGGCTCTGACCTCGTGA
- a CDS encoding ADP-ribosylglycohydrolase family protein, with product MSTPTPTPTSANSGPGSGGPGGGGPGSARPRSQGERLSAALASLRGLAVGDALGSQFFVPGNFPLLRRRALPPGPWQWTDDTEMAVSVVAVLVAHGRVDQDALAASFAEHHDFDRGYGPAVNRMLRLIRQEGGDWRELAAGLFEGQGSWGNGAAMRVAPLGAWFADDPERAAEEAERSAEVTHQHAEAIAGARAVAAAAALVARAEPPDGVRHARQAGPGGLESPERLKGPMGAAGSTTGTPVSSRASQGEELLVRVQHLVPRGAVHAGLRRAVDMLDYADVGTVAAVLGCGRRTSAQDTVPFALWAVARYIGDFREAVWRAIGAGGDVDTTCAIIGGILAAGGPGSPGSPRRAAAAPPADWDAGTEPLPAWLTESLERRRPET from the coding sequence ATGTCGACGCCGACGCCGACGCCGACATCAGCGAACAGCGGTCCTGGGAGCGGTGGCCCCGGCGGTGGTGGCCCGGGAAGCGCGAGGCCGCGTTCGCAAGGCGAACGGCTCTCCGCGGCCCTCGCCAGCCTGCGAGGGCTGGCCGTGGGCGATGCTCTGGGATCGCAGTTCTTCGTCCCCGGTAATTTTCCCCTCCTTCGGAGGCGCGCGCTGCCGCCGGGCCCATGGCAGTGGACCGACGACACGGAGATGGCGGTCTCGGTCGTAGCTGTCCTGGTCGCGCACGGCCGCGTCGACCAGGACGCTCTGGCTGCCTCCTTCGCCGAACACCACGACTTCGACCGGGGCTACGGCCCCGCCGTGAACCGCATGCTCCGCCTCATCCGCCAGGAGGGCGGCGACTGGCGCGAGTTGGCAGCGGGCCTCTTCGAGGGCCAAGGCTCGTGGGGGAACGGCGCGGCCATGCGCGTGGCTCCCCTCGGCGCCTGGTTCGCGGACGATCCCGAGCGCGCCGCCGAGGAAGCGGAACGCTCGGCCGAGGTCACTCACCAGCACGCGGAGGCGATCGCGGGCGCTCGCGCGGTCGCCGCTGCGGCGGCATTGGTGGCGCGTGCGGAGCCCCCGGACGGGGTGAGGCACGCGCGCCAGGCAGGACCGGGAGGGCTGGAGTCGCCGGAGAGGCTGAAGGGGCCGATGGGAGCGGCGGGCAGCACGACGGGGACCCCGGTGTCCTCGCGGGCATCGCAGGGCGAGGAGCTTCTCGTCCGCGTCCAGCACCTCGTCCCGCGCGGCGCCGTTCACGCCGGACTGCGCCGAGCCGTCGACATGCTCGACTACGCCGACGTCGGCACCGTCGCCGCCGTCCTCGGCTGCGGGCGCCGCACCAGTGCGCAGGACACCGTGCCGTTCGCCCTGTGGGCAGTCGCCCGGTACATCGGCGACTTCCGAGAGGCGGTGTGGCGCGCGATCGGCGCCGGGGGTGACGTGGACACCACCTGCGCGATCATCGGCGGCATCCTGGCCGCCGGAGGACCCGGCAGCCCTGGGAGCCCCCGACGTGCCGCGGCAGCTCCGCCCGCCGACTGGGACGCCGGCACCGAGCCACTTCCCGCCTGGCTCACCGAGTCGCTGGAGCGGCGGCGACCGGAGACCTGA
- a CDS encoding vitamin B12-dependent ribonucleotide reductase, with the protein MTETTSGPARGSRAKGSSKANKGLRIERIHTTPGVHPYDEVNWERRDVVMTNWRDGSINFEQRGVEFPDFWSVNAVNIVTSKYFRGAVGTPQRESSLKELIDRVVKTYRASGEENGYFASPEDAEIFEHELAYAVLHQVFAFNSPVWFNVGTKQPQQVSACFILSVDDSMESILDWYKEEGMIFKGGSGAGLNLSRIRSSKELLSSGGNASGPVSFMRGADASAGTIKSGGATRRAAKMVVLDVDHPDVEAFIETKVKEEEKIRALRDAGFDMDLGGDDIASVQYQNANNSVRVNDEFMKAVESGAKFPLRGRMTGETVEEVDAKSLFRKMAEAAHVCADPGIQYDDTINHWHTSPETGRITASNPCSEYMHLDNSSCNLASLNLMKFLRDDDKGNQSFDAERFAKVTELVITAMDISICFADFPTEKIGETTRAFRQLGIGYANLGALLMATGHAYDSDGGRALAGAITSLMTGTSYKRSAELAAVVGPYEGYARNADAHKRVMKQHGDANDSAPRADDLDNPVWAAATEAWQDVQRLGKKNGFRNAQASVLAPTGTIGLMMDCDTTGVEPDLALVKFKKLVGGGSMQIVNNTVPKALKRLGYQPEQIEAIVEHIAEHGNVVDAPGLKPEHYEIFDCAMGERSISPMGHVRMMAAAQPFLSGAISKTVNMPASSTVEDVEEIYLQGWKLGTKALAVYVENSKVGQPLSAKAKDEKKDEQPEPEKVIEYRPVRRRLPKGRPGITTSFTVGGAEGYMTANSYPDDGLGEVFLKMSKQGSTLAGMMDAFSIAVSVGLQYGVPLETYVSKFTNMRFEPAGMTDDSDVRMAQSIVDYIFRRLALDFLPFETRSALGIHSAAERERHLETGSYESSDEDFDADGLAQSAPKAERVAPKEEAKDAKDVQRTATEPEAAAPAPREAHNSTELMEMQLGLNADAPLCFSCGTKMRRAGSCYLCEGCGSTSGCS; encoded by the coding sequence ATGACAGAGACGACGAGCGGCCCGGCACGCGGCTCCCGCGCGAAGGGCAGCAGCAAGGCGAACAAGGGGCTGCGCATCGAGCGCATCCACACGACTCCCGGCGTGCATCCGTACGACGAGGTGAACTGGGAGCGCCGCGACGTCGTCATGACCAATTGGCGCGACGGCTCGATCAACTTCGAGCAGCGTGGCGTCGAGTTCCCCGACTTCTGGTCGGTGAACGCGGTCAACATCGTTACGAGCAAGTATTTCCGGGGAGCTGTGGGCACCCCGCAGCGGGAGAGCAGCCTCAAGGAGCTGATCGACCGCGTGGTGAAGACCTACCGGGCTTCGGGTGAGGAGAACGGTTACTTCGCCTCTCCCGAGGACGCCGAGATCTTCGAGCACGAGCTGGCATATGCCGTGCTGCACCAGGTCTTCGCCTTCAACTCCCCGGTGTGGTTCAACGTAGGCACCAAGCAGCCGCAGCAGGTCAGTGCCTGTTTCATCCTGTCCGTCGACGACTCCATGGAGTCGATTCTCGACTGGTACAAGGAAGAGGGAATGATCTTCAAGGGGGGCTCGGGCGCCGGTCTGAACCTCTCCCGCATCCGTTCCTCCAAGGAACTGCTCTCCTCCGGCGGCAACGCCTCCGGTCCTGTCTCCTTCATGCGCGGTGCCGACGCCAGCGCCGGGACGATCAAGTCGGGCGGCGCCACCCGCCGCGCGGCCAAGATGGTCGTCCTGGATGTCGACCACCCCGACGTCGAGGCCTTCATCGAGACCAAGGTGAAGGAGGAGGAGAAGATCCGGGCCCTGCGGGACGCGGGCTTCGACATGGACCTGGGCGGCGACGACATCGCCTCCGTCCAGTACCAGAACGCCAATAACTCCGTGCGCGTGAACGACGAGTTCATGAAGGCCGTCGAGTCCGGCGCGAAGTTCCCGCTGCGTGGGCGCATGACGGGTGAGACGGTCGAGGAGGTGGACGCCAAGTCCCTCTTCCGCAAGATGGCCGAGGCCGCCCACGTCTGTGCCGACCCCGGCATTCAGTACGACGACACCATCAACCACTGGCACACCTCGCCGGAGACGGGCCGTATCACCGCCTCCAACCCGTGCAGCGAGTACATGCACCTGGACAACTCCTCGTGCAACCTGGCGTCGCTCAACCTCATGAAGTTCCTGCGCGACGACGACAAGGGCAACCAGTCCTTCGACGCGGAGCGCTTCGCGAAGGTCACCGAGCTGGTCATCACCGCGATGGACATCTCCATCTGCTTCGCGGACTTCCCCACGGAGAAGATCGGCGAGACGACCCGCGCCTTCCGCCAGCTGGGCATCGGCTACGCCAACCTCGGCGCCCTGCTGATGGCCACCGGCCACGCCTACGACAGCGACGGCGGCCGTGCCCTGGCCGGTGCCATCACCTCCTTGATGACCGGCACGTCGTACAAGCGCTCGGCCGAGCTGGCCGCGGTCGTCGGCCCGTACGAGGGCTACGCCCGTAACGCGGACGCCCACAAGCGCGTCATGAAGCAGCACGGCGACGCCAACGACAGCGCCCCGCGTGCCGACGACCTCGACAACCCGGTGTGGGCCGCGGCCACCGAGGCATGGCAGGACGTGCAGCGGCTCGGCAAGAAGAACGGCTTCCGCAACGCGCAGGCGTCCGTGCTGGCCCCGACCGGCACCATCGGCCTGATGATGGACTGTGACACCACTGGCGTCGAGCCCGACCTGGCCCTGGTCAAGTTCAAGAAGCTCGTCGGCGGCGGCTCGATGCAGATCGTCAACAACACGGTGCCCAAGGCCCTCAAGCGCCTCGGATACCAGCCGGAGCAGATCGAGGCGATCGTCGAGCACATCGCCGAGCACGGCAACGTCGTGGACGCGCCAGGCCTCAAGCCGGAGCACTACGAGATCTTCGACTGCGCCATGGGCGAGCGCTCCATCTCCCCGATGGGACACGTCCGGATGATGGCGGCGGCCCAGCCGTTCCTGTCCGGCGCCATCTCCAAGACCGTGAACATGCCCGCGAGCAGCACGGTTGAGGACGTCGAGGAGATCTACCTCCAGGGCTGGAAGCTCGGCACCAAGGCGCTCGCCGTCTACGTCGAGAACAGCAAGGTCGGTCAGCCGCTGTCCGCGAAGGCCAAGGACGAGAAGAAGGACGAGCAGCCCGAGCCCGAGAAGGTCATCGAGTACCGTCCCGTCCGCCGCCGCCTCCCGAAGGGTCGTCCCGGCATCACCACCTCCTTCACGGTGGGAGGCGCCGAGGGCTACATGACGGCCAACTCCTACCCGGACGACGGCCTGGGTGAGGTCTTCTTGAAGATGTCCAAGCAGGGTTCGACCCTCGCGGGCATGATGGACGCCTTCTCCATCGCGGTCTCTGTCGGCCTTCAGTACGGAGTGCCGCTGGAGACCTACGTTTCGAAGTTCACCAACATGCGCTTCGAGCCTGCCGGTATGACGGACGACTCGGACGTGCGGATGGCGCAGTCGATCGTCGACTACATCTTCCGTCGCCTGGCGCTGGACTTCCTGCCGTTCGAGACGCGTTCGGCCCTGGGTATCCACTCGGCGGCCGAGCGGGAGCGGCACCTGGAGACCGGCTCGTACGAATCGTCCGACGAGGACTTCGACGCCGACGGGCTGGCCCAGTCCGCGCCCAAGGCGGAGCGGGTCGCGCCGAAGGAGGAGGCCAAGGACGCCAAGGATGTCCAGCGGACCGCCACCGAACCGGAGGCTGCGGCTCCCGCACCCAGGGAGGCGCACAACTCCACGGAGCTGATGGAGATGCAGCTCGGCCTCAACGCCGACGCTCCGCTCTGCTTCTCCTGCGGCACCAAGATGCGCCGCGCCGGTAGCTGCTACCTGTGCGAGGGCTGCGGCTCGACCAGCGGCTGCAGCTAG
- a CDS encoding ribonuclease HII yields the protein MPYEPPTHRVERSLRATTGAKIVAGVDEVGRGAWAGPVTVCAAITGLRRPPSTLTDSKLIPEPRRSELAAELSSWVTAYSLGHSSPEEIDEHGMTAALRLAAIRALEGLPERPDAIILDGKHDYLGAPWRVRTVIKGDQTCVAVAAASVIAKVRRDALMTELAPEYADFAFQDNAGYPSPVHKAALQERGPTPHHRLSWSYMDALTRWKHLKRTRSEPTEQIGLF from the coding sequence ATGCCGTACGAGCCCCCAACCCACCGCGTCGAGCGATCGCTCCGCGCAACCACCGGTGCGAAGATCGTCGCCGGAGTGGACGAGGTCGGCCGCGGAGCCTGGGCGGGACCTGTCACGGTCTGCGCCGCGATCACAGGACTGCGCCGCCCGCCCTCCACCCTGACCGACTCCAAGCTCATCCCCGAGCCACGCCGCAGCGAGCTGGCCGCGGAGCTGAGCAGCTGGGTCACTGCCTACTCTCTCGGTCACTCCTCTCCGGAGGAGATCGACGAGCACGGCATGACCGCCGCCCTCCGGCTCGCCGCCATCCGCGCCCTGGAGGGCCTGCCCGAACGCCCCGACGCCATTATCCTGGACGGCAAACACGACTACCTCGGAGCCCCTTGGCGGGTTCGCACGGTCATCAAGGGCGACCAGACCTGTGTCGCCGTCGCTGCGGCCTCGGTCATCGCCAAGGTCCGCAGGGACGCGCTCATGACCGAACTCGCCCCGGAGTACGCCGACTTCGCCTTCCAGGACAACGCCGGCTACCCCTCGCCCGTGCACAAGGCAGCCTTGCAGGAGCGCGGTCCCACGCCGCACCACCGGCTGTCCTGGTCCTACATGGACGCCCTGACCCGCTGGAAGCACCTCAAGCGCACCCGGAGCGAGCCCACAGAACAGATCGGCCTCTTCTGA
- a CDS encoding histidine phosphatase family protein: protein MARPRRIVLLRHGESEGNADDSIYERVPDHALALTERGVRQAEDAGKRLREAFGSERVSAYVSPYRRTRDTLAGLALDSSKLRVREEPRLREQDWGNWQDREDVQQQKKYRDAYGHFFYRFAQGESGADVYDRVGAFLESLWRSFDAPDNPPNVLLVTHGLTMRLFCMRWFHWTVEEFESLSNPGNGETRALLLGQGGRYHLDRPFERWQTPRPYGDR, encoded by the coding sequence ATGGCACGTCCTCGTCGTATCGTCCTCCTGCGGCACGGAGAGTCGGAGGGAAACGCCGACGACAGCATTTACGAACGCGTACCCGATCACGCGCTGGCCCTCACCGAACGCGGTGTGCGGCAGGCCGAGGACGCGGGTAAGCGACTGCGCGAGGCCTTCGGGTCCGAACGGGTATCCGCGTATGTCTCCCCCTACCGCCGCACCCGCGACACCCTCGCCGGGCTCGCGCTCGACTCCTCGAAGCTGCGTGTCCGTGAGGAGCCCCGGCTGCGCGAGCAGGACTGGGGCAACTGGCAGGACAGGGAAGACGTACAACAGCAGAAGAAGTACCGCGACGCCTATGGGCACTTCTTCTACCGCTTCGCCCAGGGTGAGTCCGGCGCCGACGTGTACGACAGGGTGGGCGCGTTCCTGGAGAGCCTCTGGCGCAGCTTCGACGCCCCTGACAACCCGCCGAACGTCCTGCTGGTCACACACGGGCTCACGATGCGCCTCTTCTGCATGCGCTGGTTCCACTGGACCGTAGAGGAGTTCGAGTCCCTCTCCAATCCGGGCAACGGCGAGACCCGCGCGCTCCTGCTCGGACAAGGCGGCCGATACCACCTGGACCGCCCCTTCGAACGCTGGCAGACGCCTCGCCCGTACGGAGACCGCTGA
- a CDS encoding YdbC family protein, translating into MLVKWMRCTVVDRPGFARAQRKWAGLLGEPGFRGQGGGWSRAQSGVAHLFGFWESRAFYDSFMARSHDRLHASQVGTYKEAQVRLFEYRFDVKTGFRPVFTDADLLRVAHCRVRPERAEHYILMQEKVWNPAMAGSPGMLRGVFAQAHTEPRTRTGARTRTGAQDRTEPLAGTEEQARTEPQAEAHAEDEFLVLSMWDSAAEHGKYRADRVERLALRAQTGADVTDVSGDVIDLEPGWTV; encoded by the coding sequence GTGCTGGTCAAGTGGATGCGCTGCACCGTCGTCGATCGCCCAGGGTTCGCAAGGGCGCAGCGGAAGTGGGCTGGGCTGCTCGGAGAGCCTGGGTTCCGTGGCCAGGGCGGTGGCTGGAGCCGTGCTCAGAGCGGGGTCGCGCACCTCTTCGGCTTCTGGGAGAGCCGCGCCTTCTACGACTCGTTCATGGCGCGCTCGCACGACCGGCTCCACGCCTCGCAGGTCGGCACGTACAAGGAGGCGCAGGTGCGGCTCTTCGAATACCGCTTCGATGTGAAAACCGGCTTCCGTCCCGTCTTCACCGATGCGGACCTGCTGCGGGTGGCCCATTGCCGAGTGCGCCCCGAGCGGGCCGAGCACTACATCTTGATGCAGGAGAAGGTGTGGAACCCGGCAATGGCCGGATCGCCAGGCATGCTGCGCGGGGTCTTCGCACAGGCACACACCGAGCCCCGGACACGCACCGGGGCCCGGACGCGTACGGGAGCACAGGACCGCACCGAGCCGCTGGCCGGCACCGAGGAACAGGCCCGCACCGAGCCGCAGGCGGAGGCACACGCCGAGGACGAGTTTCTGGTCCTTTCGATGTGGGACTCGGCCGCCGAACACGGAAAGTACCGTGCTGACCGCGTCGAGCGGCTGGCCCTGCGCGCCCAGACGGGCGCCGACGTCACCGACGTCTCAGGAGACGTGATCGACCTGGAGCCGGGCTGGACTGTCTGA
- the nrdR gene encoding transcriptional regulator NrdR, whose protein sequence is MHCPFCRHPDSRVVDSRTADDGAAIRRRRQCPHCSRRFTTVENASLTVIKRSGVTEPFSRDKVIAGVRKACQGRPVTEDALAQLGQRVEEAVRATGSAELSTHDVGLAILGPLQDLDLVAYLRFASVYKAFESLEDFEAAIAELRDAHPPAAAGSDGSVGRDSAQGGSARDGSAQGGSAEGGQRAGNSAGGDSGGGGQRPGERGGGNGASGAPASVAAD, encoded by the coding sequence ATGCACTGCCCCTTCTGCCGGCACCCCGACAGCCGCGTGGTCGACAGTCGTACGGCCGACGACGGCGCGGCGATCAGGCGGCGGCGCCAGTGCCCCCATTGCTCCCGTCGCTTCACCACCGTGGAGAACGCGTCACTGACAGTGATCAAGCGCAGCGGAGTCACCGAGCCCTTCAGCAGGGACAAGGTCATCGCTGGTGTCCGCAAGGCGTGCCAGGGCAGGCCCGTCACCGAGGATGCCCTGGCCCAGCTCGGCCAGCGCGTGGAGGAAGCAGTCCGCGCCACCGGCAGCGCCGAGCTGTCCACCCATGACGTCGGGCTGGCCATACTCGGCCCGCTCCAGGATCTCGACCTGGTCGCCTACCTGCGATTCGCCTCGGTCTACAAGGCGTTCGAGTCCCTGGAGGACTTCGAGGCGGCCATAGCCGAACTGCGCGACGCGCACCCGCCCGCCGCCGCCGGAAGTGACGGCTCCGTGGGAAGGGACTCCGCACAGGGCGGCTCGGCACGGGACGGCTCCGCACAGGGCGGCTCCGCGGAAGGCGGGCAGAGAGCGGGCAACTCCGCCGGGGGCGACAGCGGTGGAGGGGGCCAGCGGCCCGGTGAGCGCGGCGGGGGCAACGGCGCCTCCGGTGCCCCCGCGTCCGTAGCCGCCGACTGA